A genome region from Drosophila simulans strain w501 chromosome 2R, Prin_Dsim_3.1, whole genome shotgun sequence includes the following:
- the LOC6735927 gene encoding sericin-1 gives MRFQFVLAFGLIALVATTYALTDTTGTGSTGTDTTGTGSTGTDTTGTGSTGTGSTGSTGTGSTGTGSTGTGSTGSTGTTGSTGTGSTGSTGTTGSTGTGSTGSTGSTTSGSPSTSTGSSSTNPSPSTTSPSAAPTTSTSPSDSSSSGSSSNSSSSKRNRRERRRRQQRRLRRQERRQERRRERRQRKRQQNRRG, from the coding sequence ATGCGATTCCAATTCGTCCTGGCCTTTGGTCTTATCGCCCTTGTGGCAACCACTTATGCTCTCACTGACACGACAGGCACCGGCAGCACGGGCACCGATACTACGGGCACCGGGAGCACGGGCACCGATACTACCGGCACTGGGAGCACGGGCACAGGCAGCACCGGGAGCACTGGAACCGGGAGCACGGGCACCGGGAGCACGGGCACTGGTAGCACCGGAAGCACGGGCACCACCGGGAGCACGGGCACTGGCAGCACCGGAAGCACGGGCACCACCGGGAGCACGGGTACAGGCAGCACCGGAAGTACGGGATCAACCACCTCTGGCAGCCCCAGCACCTCAACTGGCTCATCCTCGACCAATCCGTCTCCTTCCACAACCTCGCCCTCCGCAGCGCCGACCACGTCCACATCCCCGAGCGACTCCTCATCCTCCGGCTCCAGCAGTAACTCCTCGTCCTCCAAGCGGAACCGCAGGGAGAGGCGTCGTCGCCAACAGCGTCGTCTGAGACGTCAGGAGAGACGTCAGGAGAGACGCCGTGAGAGGAGGCAGCGCAAGCGCCAGCAGAACCGTCGGGGCTGA
- the LOC6735931 gene encoding transmembrane protein 14 homolog → MPVDWFGYVYAATVAAGGVMGFAKAGSIPSLGAGLAFGALLGYGAHLNSQDTPRPLLQLGTSLFLAGLMGARWNRSGKLMPAGMVCMLSVAALVKNLATYNRYLMPAGTKAP, encoded by the exons atgcCGGTGGATTGGTTCGGATATGTGTACGCAGCCACGGTCGCCGCGGGAGGAGTCATGGGATTCGCCAAGGCGG GTTCCATTCCCTCGCTGGGTGCTGGTCTGGCCTTCGGAGCCCTGCTCGGCTATGGCGCCCACCTCAACTCCCAGGACACGCCTCGGCCCCTGCTCCAGCTGGGCACCTCCCTGTTCCTGGCCGGGCTGATGGGCGCTCGCTGGAACCGATCCGGAAAACTGATGCCCGCCGGAATGGTGTGCATGCTATCCGTGGCCGCCTTGGTCAAGAACCTGGCCACCTACAATCGCTACCTAATGCCCGCCGGCACAAAGGCCCCTTAG
- the LOC6735926 gene encoding uncharacterized protein LOC6735926 — protein MESMEYEMARNMTLLFFLERLLDKGEPRTVHDLSCQFGNKEFTKEMRQIAGGSQSGLKKFLAQYPAIFLVDGDYVQVNAYQHHNADDGGCGGKRDYIQEAKDYFKNKMLQYGAAAEVPVRSLLGHRSQASPQVRHISGQHIKEFTDFLMKHTDTFKVTDDYVMLVGCENMTDLPARDRLHLPQSNIDTRGTQQMLDFFAQCIEVKGPLLVDQLFHLLTTNFPQDQWLRMFKTPGDLSSFLKLFSDCFHIQANLVTLLQKPKLSDTHIQQAQAQTREQFNALNNNNSAGVRKQEPTPGGGGGGGVSSVQQRLQSPALRSNGHTNNNNGSNGSNNNNNNNSIACPNFKLNAPVSNVMGGQSQGFGQPKSEPSSGFDSYVPMSELKLENLCENNYPSANTCYGPINNSSQQAQLVQTQQQQPQQAKQNPAEQRLNSVNQTLKQRINTLVIRTLAENLEKDKQSLANQQGGPISPHASPVHSIANSSSNQNAGSAANNANSNSNANPNNANHSPSHSYFVGDTWKIKVLQNTTVIANVKQSVFVTDIILKYAAKNESIVVSLDCEGINLGLKGEITLIEIGTTRGEAFLFDVQSCPAMVTDGGLKTVLEHDQVIKVIHDCRNDAANLYLQFGILLRNVFDTQAAHAILQYQESGKQVYKAKYISLNSLCEQYNAPCNPIKDQLKQIYRRDQKFWAKRPLTREMMLYAAGDVLVLIHDQLFGNLARQIKPENRALFSELCTEQILMQIKPNEVKIRKKQRKVSTEVSDLKQKLAQTSKSIVLSNREIRLLRYMDLTEDEKERLKGYYKVAKKLEKMESAGNPSKDQSDSEDEPEPNENDAFPSLDSVPSDNSLSGTFSPRFSSEPPSLTESMQMLEEILQNKSMDRIARIDKLEAILTTATSLPCEQIIASNSMQEQLGSSIATTENLQIIREKSKNIKNCNCQGERSVTPILRTTDKRVVKLVDSESQTLSTGDVVITKIFFQDEHERAKEAALLSNSPAKRVSPT, from the exons ATGGAGTCCATGGAGTACGAGATGGCACGCAACATGACGCTGCTCTTCTTCCTGGAGCGGCTGCTGGACAAGGGCGAGCCCCGCACCGTCCACGACCTGTCCTGCCAGTTCGGCAACAAGGAGTTCACCAAGGAGATGCGCCAAATCGCCGGTGGCAGTCAGTCGG GTCTGAAGAAGTTCCTCGCCCAGTACCCGGCCATATTTCTGGTGGACGGCGACTACGTCCAGGTGAACGCCTATCAGCACCACAACGCGGACGATGGCGGCTGCGGGGGCAAGCGGGATTATATCCAAGAGGCTAAAGACTACTTCAAGAACAAGATGCTGCAGTACGGAGCGGCTGCCGAGGTGCCCGTTCGCAGTCTGCTGGGCCACCGGTCGCAGGCGTCGCCCCAAGTGCGTCACATATCGG GCCAGCACATCAAGGAGTTCACCGACTTCCTGATGAAGCACACGGACACCTTCAAGGTGACGGACGACTACGTGATGCTGGTGGGCTGCGAGAACATGACGGATCTGCCGGCGCGGGATCGCCTCCACCTGCCGCAGTCGAACATCGATACTCGAGGCACACAGCAGATGCTGGACTTCTTTGCGCAGTGCATCGAGGTCAAGGGACCGTTACTGGTGGACCAGTTGTTCCACCTGCTGACCACCAACTTCCCGCAGGACCAGTGGCTGCGCATGTTCAAGACGCCGGGCGACCTGAGCTCCTTCCTCAAGCTCTTCTCCGACTGCTTCCACATACAGGCCAATCTAGTCACCCTGCTGCAGAAGCCCAAGCTCAGCGACACGCACATCCAGCAGGCACAGGCTCAAACCCGGGAGCAATTCAACGCGCTGAACAATAACAATAGTGCCGGCGTTCGCAAGCAGGAACCAACACCTGGAGGTGGAGGCGGTGGAGGTGTCAGCTCGGTGCAGCAGAGACTGCAGTCGCCGGCACTGCGGAGTAATGGTCacacgaacaacaacaatgggagcaatggcagcaacaataacaacaacaacaacagcattgCGTGCCCGAATTTCAAGCTGAATGCGCCCGTTTCGAATGTGATGGGTGGACAGAGCCAGGGGTTCGGGCAGCCCAAGTCGGAGCCCAGCTCTGGCTTCGACAGCTACGTGCCCATGTCGGAGCTAAAGCTGGAGAACCTGTGCGAGAACAACTATCCCAGTGCGAACACCTGCTACGGGCCCATTAACAACTCCAGCCAGCAGGCGCAGCTAGtgcagacgcagcagcagcagcctcagCAGGCGAAACAGAATCCGGCGGAGCAGCGTTTGAATAGTGTTAACCAAACGCTGAAGCAACGCATCAACACCCTGGTTATACGGACTCTGGCCGAAAACCTGGAGAAGGACAAGCAATCGCTGGCCAACCAGCAGGGCGGGCCCATTTCCCCGCACGCCAGTCCCGTGCATTCCATTGCCAATTCGAGTTCGAACCAAAATGCCGGCAGTGCTGCAAATAACGCCAATAGCAACTCGAATGCGAATCCGAACAATGCCAACCACTCACCTAGTCATAGTTACTTCGTCGGTGACACCTGGAAGATAAAGGTGCTGCAGAACACCACGGTGATAGCGAATGTCAAGCAGTCGGTGTTTGTGACCGACATCATACTCAAGTACGCGGCCAAGAACGAGAGCATTGTGGTGTCCCTGGACTGCGAGGGCATCAACCTGGGCCTGAAGGGCGAGATCACCCTGATTGAGATTGGCACAACGCGGGGCGAAGCCTTCTTGTTCGACGTGCAGTCCTGCCCGGCGATGGTCACCGATGGCGGACTGAAGACCGTGCTGGAGCACGACCAGGTGATCAAGGTGATACACGACTGCCGCAACGACGCTGCCAACCTGTATCTGCAATTCGGCATCCTGCTGCGGAATGTGTTCGACACCCAGGCGGCACATGCCATCTTGCAGTATCAGGAGAGCGGCAAGCAGGTCTACAAGGCCAAGTACATATCGCTGAACTCGCTGTGCGAGCAGTACAACGCCCCCTGCAACCCGATCAAGGATCAGTTGAAGCAGATCTATCGCAGGGACCAGAAGTTCTGGGCCAAGCGACCCCTCACACGCGAAATGATGCTGTACGCAGCGGGCGATGTCCTGGTGCTCATCCACGATCAGTTATTCGGCAACTTGGCGCGGCAGATCAAGCCGGAGAATCGGGCTCTCTTCTCAGAGCTGTGCACCGAGCAAATACTCATGCAGATCAAACCCAACGAGGTCAAGATACGCAAGAAGCAGCGCAAGGTCAGCACCGAGGTGTCCGATCTCAAACAGAAGCTGGCCCAGACCAGCAAGAGCATTGTGCTCTCCAATCGCGAGATTCGCTTGCTGCG CTATATGGATCTGACAGAGGATGAGAAAGAGCGCCTCAAGGGCTACTACAAGGTGGCGAAGAAGCTGGAGAAGATGGAATCCGCCGGCAATCCCAGCAA AGATCAAAGTGACTCAGAGGATGAACCAGAGCCGAACGAGAACGACGCCTTTCCCAGTTTGGATTCGGTGCCCTCGGACAACTCGCTTTCGGGTACATTTTCGCCACGCTTCAGTTCAGAGCCACCTAGCCTCACTGAATCCATGCAAATGCTGGAAGAGATTCTCCAGAACAAGTCAATGGATCGCATAGCCCGTATTGACAAGCTGGAGGCCATTCTGACGACTGCCACCTCGCTGCCATGTGAACAA ATTATAGCTTCTAATTCTATGCAAGAGCAATTGGGTTCGAGCATTGCGACCACCGAGAATCTACAGATTATACGCGAGAAATCCAAAAA CATAAAGAACTGCAATTGCCAGGGCGAGCGGAGTGTGACGCCCATTCTGCGAACGACTGACAAGCGTGTGGTGAAGCTCGTGGACTCCGAATCGCAGACCCTGAGCACCGGCGACGTGGTTATCACCAAGATCTTCTTCCAGGACGAGCACGAGCGGGCCAAGGAGGCGGCCCTGCTGAGCAACTCGCCCGCGAAGCGTGTGTCTCCCACATAA
- the LOC6735930 gene encoding vegetative cell wall protein gp1: MRSQFVIAFGLLALIATAYAAGAPAAGSAPAPPAAAGSPPSPPAAAGTPPSPSPAAGTPPSPSPASGTPPSPSPPSDTPPSPATPDTPASPTPPATPTSPSDSGSSSSQEEIRLRRQLRRLRRQLRRERRVNQRNQNGGGGRRRPLRRVHRHRRLY, translated from the coding sequence ATGCGTTCCCAATTCGTTATCGCCTTTGGGCTTTTGGCCCTAATTGCAACTGCCTACGCGGCAGGAGCACCAGCGGCAGGATCCGCGCCCGCTCCACCTGCAGCGGCAGGATCCCCGCCCTCGCCACCTGCAGCGGCTGGAACCCCGCCCTCCCCATCCCCAGCGGCTGGAACGCCGCCCTCCCCATCCCCAGCGTCTGGAACACCGCCCTCACCATCCCCACCTTCTGATACACCGCCCTCGCCAGCTACTCCCGATACGCCCGCTTCCCCGACTCCACCAGCTACGCCCACATCGCCCAGTGACAGTGgatccagcagcagccaagAGGAGATTAGGCTCAGGCGTCAGCTGCGCAGGCTGAGGCGCCAGCTCCGCCGCGAGAGGCGTGTCAACCAGAGGAACCAGAATGGAGGTGGTGGTCGGAGACGACCGCTTCGCCGTGTACACCGTCACCGTCGTCTATACTAA